One genomic segment of Suncus etruscus isolate mSunEtr1 chromosome 15, mSunEtr1.pri.cur, whole genome shotgun sequence includes these proteins:
- the FZR1 gene encoding fizzy-related protein homolog isoform X2 — MDQDYERRLLRQIVIQNENTVPGVAEMRRTLTPANSPVSSPSKHGDRFIPSRAGANWSVNFHRINENEKSPSQNRKAKDATSDNGKDGLAYSALLKNELLGAGIEKVQDPQTEDRRLQPSTPEKKGLFTYSLSAKRSSPDDGNDVSPYSLSPVSNKSQKLLRSPRKPTRKISKIPFKVLDAPELQDDFYLNLVDWSSLNVLSVGLGTCVYLWSACTSQVTRLCDLSVEGDSVTSVGWSERGNLVAVGTHKGFVQIWDAAAGKKLSVLEGHTARVGALAWNAEQLSSGSRDRLILQRDVRTPPLQAERRLQGHRQEVCGLKWSTDHQLLASGGNDNKLLVWNHSNLSPVQQYTEHLAAVKAIAWSPHQHGLLASGGGTADRCIRFWNTLTGQPLQCIDTGSQVCNLAWSKHANELVSTHGYSQNQILVWKYPSLTQVAKLTGHSYRVLYLAMSPDGEAIVTGAGDETLRFWNVFSKTRSTKESVSVLNLFTRIR; from the exons ATGGACCAGGACTACGAGCGGCGCCTGCTGCGGCAAATCGTTATCCAGAATGAGAACACCGTGCCGGGT GTGGCAGAGATGAGGCGCACCCTGACCCCCGCCAACTCGCCCGTGTCATCGCCCAGCAAGCACGGGGACCGCTTCATCCCGTCCCGCGCCGGAGCTAACTGGAGTGTAAACTTCCACAGAATCAAT GAGAATGAGAAATCGCCCAGTCAGAACCGGAAGGCCAAGGACGCCACATCGGACAATGGCAAAG ACGGCCTGGCCTACTCCGCACTGCTAAAGAATGAGCTGCTGGGCGCCGGCATCGAGAAGGTGCAGGACCCACAAACAGAGGACCGGCGGCTACAGCCATCCACGCCCGAAAAAAAGGGGCTCTTCACG TACTCCCTCAGCGCCAAGCGCTCATCCCCCGATGACGGCAATGATGTGTCTCCCTACTCCTTGTCTCCTGTCAGCAACAAAAG TCAGAAGCTGCTGCGGTCACCACGGAAGCCCACGCGCAAGATCTCCAAGATCCCCTTCAAGGTGCTGGATGCGCCTGAGCTGCAGGATGATTTCTACCTCAACCTGGTGGACTGGTCCTCACTCAATGTGCTCAGCGTGGGGCTGGGCACCTGTGTTTACCTGTGGAGTGCCTGCacgagccag GTGACGCGGCTCTGTGACCTCTCTGTGGAAGGCGACTCGGTGACCTCTGTGGGCTGGTCTGAACGG GGGAACCTGGTGGCCGTGGGCACACACAAGGGCTTCGTGCAGATCTGGGACGCTGCAGCAGGAAAGAAGCTGTCAGTGCTGGAAGGTCACACGGCCCGTGTTG GTGCTCTGGCCTGGAACGCTGAGCAGCTGTCTTCCGGGAGCCGGGACCGCTTGATCCTGCAGCGGGACGTGCGCACCCCACCCCTGCAGGCCGAGCGGCGGCTGCAGGGCCACCGGCAGGAGGTGTGCGGCCTCAAGTGGTCCACAGACCACCAGCTGCTGGCCTCAGGGGGCAATGACAACAAG CTGCTGGTCTGGAACCACTCGAACCTGAGTCCTGTGCAGCAGTACACAGAGCACCTGGCCGCCGTGAAGGCCATTGCCTGGTCCCCTCACCAGCACGGGCTGCTAGCCTCGGGGGGTGGCACGGCTGACCGCTGCATCCGTTTCTGGAACACTCTCACGGGACAGCCGCTGCAGTGCATTGACACTGGCTCCCAGGTCTGCAATTTGGCTTGGTCCAAGCACGCCAACGAGCTG GTGAGCACTCACGGCTACTCGCAGAACCAGATCCTGGTGTGGAAGTACCCATCGCTCACCCAGGTCGCCAAGCTCACCGGCCACTCCTATCGCGTCCTCTACCTG GCCATGTCCCCCGACGGAGAGGCCATTGTCACCGGGGCCGGAGATGAGACGCTCAGATTCTGGAACGTCTTTAGCAAAACTCGTTCGACAAAG GAGTCTGTTTCTGTCCTCAACCTCTTCACACGGATCCGGTAG
- the FZR1 gene encoding fizzy-related protein homolog isoform X1, whose protein sequence is MDQDYERRLLRQIVIQNENTVPGVSVAEMRRTLTPANSPVSSPSKHGDRFIPSRAGANWSVNFHRINENEKSPSQNRKAKDATSDNGKDGLAYSALLKNELLGAGIEKVQDPQTEDRRLQPSTPEKKGLFTYSLSAKRSSPDDGNDVSPYSLSPVSNKSQKLLRSPRKPTRKISKIPFKVLDAPELQDDFYLNLVDWSSLNVLSVGLGTCVYLWSACTSQVTRLCDLSVEGDSVTSVGWSERGNLVAVGTHKGFVQIWDAAAGKKLSVLEGHTARVGALAWNAEQLSSGSRDRLILQRDVRTPPLQAERRLQGHRQEVCGLKWSTDHQLLASGGNDNKLLVWNHSNLSPVQQYTEHLAAVKAIAWSPHQHGLLASGGGTADRCIRFWNTLTGQPLQCIDTGSQVCNLAWSKHANELVSTHGYSQNQILVWKYPSLTQVAKLTGHSYRVLYLAMSPDGEAIVTGAGDETLRFWNVFSKTRSTKESVSVLNLFTRIR, encoded by the exons ATGGACCAGGACTACGAGCGGCGCCTGCTGCGGCAAATCGTTATCCAGAATGAGAACACCGTGCCGGGTGTGAGT GTGGCAGAGATGAGGCGCACCCTGACCCCCGCCAACTCGCCCGTGTCATCGCCCAGCAAGCACGGGGACCGCTTCATCCCGTCCCGCGCCGGAGCTAACTGGAGTGTAAACTTCCACAGAATCAAT GAGAATGAGAAATCGCCCAGTCAGAACCGGAAGGCCAAGGACGCCACATCGGACAATGGCAAAG ACGGCCTGGCCTACTCCGCACTGCTAAAGAATGAGCTGCTGGGCGCCGGCATCGAGAAGGTGCAGGACCCACAAACAGAGGACCGGCGGCTACAGCCATCCACGCCCGAAAAAAAGGGGCTCTTCACG TACTCCCTCAGCGCCAAGCGCTCATCCCCCGATGACGGCAATGATGTGTCTCCCTACTCCTTGTCTCCTGTCAGCAACAAAAG TCAGAAGCTGCTGCGGTCACCACGGAAGCCCACGCGCAAGATCTCCAAGATCCCCTTCAAGGTGCTGGATGCGCCTGAGCTGCAGGATGATTTCTACCTCAACCTGGTGGACTGGTCCTCACTCAATGTGCTCAGCGTGGGGCTGGGCACCTGTGTTTACCTGTGGAGTGCCTGCacgagccag GTGACGCGGCTCTGTGACCTCTCTGTGGAAGGCGACTCGGTGACCTCTGTGGGCTGGTCTGAACGG GGGAACCTGGTGGCCGTGGGCACACACAAGGGCTTCGTGCAGATCTGGGACGCTGCAGCAGGAAAGAAGCTGTCAGTGCTGGAAGGTCACACGGCCCGTGTTG GTGCTCTGGCCTGGAACGCTGAGCAGCTGTCTTCCGGGAGCCGGGACCGCTTGATCCTGCAGCGGGACGTGCGCACCCCACCCCTGCAGGCCGAGCGGCGGCTGCAGGGCCACCGGCAGGAGGTGTGCGGCCTCAAGTGGTCCACAGACCACCAGCTGCTGGCCTCAGGGGGCAATGACAACAAG CTGCTGGTCTGGAACCACTCGAACCTGAGTCCTGTGCAGCAGTACACAGAGCACCTGGCCGCCGTGAAGGCCATTGCCTGGTCCCCTCACCAGCACGGGCTGCTAGCCTCGGGGGGTGGCACGGCTGACCGCTGCATCCGTTTCTGGAACACTCTCACGGGACAGCCGCTGCAGTGCATTGACACTGGCTCCCAGGTCTGCAATTTGGCTTGGTCCAAGCACGCCAACGAGCTG GTGAGCACTCACGGCTACTCGCAGAACCAGATCCTGGTGTGGAAGTACCCATCGCTCACCCAGGTCGCCAAGCTCACCGGCCACTCCTATCGCGTCCTCTACCTG GCCATGTCCCCCGACGGAGAGGCCATTGTCACCGGGGCCGGAGATGAGACGCTCAGATTCTGGAACGTCTTTAGCAAAACTCGTTCGACAAAG GAGTCTGTTTCTGTCCTCAACCTCTTCACACGGATCCGGTAG
- the TEKTIP1 gene encoding tektin bundle-interacting protein 1 has product MPTPKEMVTPGHPSPWPSSPISLSEHKSEAPSPKCIPTLMRGRLGSAHTTPGLVSLLSGGGSNGSVPSGLSCPRGSEADMQPPKKAARPYVPLGTLEVDFPPLLNSFCTSVVPTDQPFTALSDGSWDPPTPQQQKPGQLDVQLRAQCASRSDQYLSVEGPRWMPAICQATRWKLTPMGRDAVGQTWYTGLTNTDPREAWFNFPRCLHQPYREAYTHWHGCHSHQEKKMPAAYTQRLRETAWYDPILPSKYQDPNTQWRSVLWKDQPIRGKEFVADRNRFGAESRLLEYVPHLSAPQRPPGTSQDYRHWNLQPYCPATGQRASPVYTPSC; this is encoded by the exons ATGCCCACTCCAAAGGAAATGGTCACCCCGGGGCACCCCAGTCCCTGGCCTTCAAGCCCCATCAGCCTCTCTGAACACAAG TCTGAGGCTCCATCACCCAAGTGCATCCCCACACTAATGAGAGGCCGCCTTGGAAGCGCCCACACCACACCCGGCCTGGTCTCCTTGCTGTCTGGAGGAGGCAGTAATGGGAGCGT GCCCAGTGGTCTCAGCTGTCCAAGGGGCTCAGAGGCAGACATGCAGCCCCCCAAGAAGGCTGCCCGGCCCTACGTTCCCTTGGGGACCCTGGAAGTGGACTTCCCGCCACTGCTCAACAG CTTCTGCACTTCTGTCGTGCCCACAGACCAGCCATTCACAGCCCTTTCCGATGGGTCCTGGGACCCCCCCACTCCACAACAGCAGAAGCCAGGGCAGCTGGATGTGCAGCTCCGAGCCCAATG TGCTTCCCGCAGCGACCAGTACCTGTCTGTGGAAGGGCCACGCTGGATGCCTGCCATCTGCCAGGCCACGCGCTGGAAGCTCACGCCGATGGGCAGAGACGCGGTGGGCCAGACCTGGTACACGGGCCTCACCAACACCGACCCGCGGGAGGCCTGGTTTAACTTCCCACGCTGCCTGCACCAGCCCTACCGCGAGGCCTACACTCACTGGCATGGCTGCCACAGTCACCAGGAGAAGAAAATGCCCGCTG CTTATACACAACGCCTCCGAGagactgcctggtatgaccccatCCTGCCCAGCAAGTACCAGGACCCCAACACACAGTGGCGCAGCGTgctctggaaggaccagcccatacgTGGCAAGGAGTTCG TGGCCGACAGGAACCGGTTCGGGGCTGAGTCCAGGCTGCTCGAGTACGTACCCCACCTGTCTGCGCCCCAGCGCCCACCAGGCACTTCCCAGGACTATCGGCACTGGAACCTGCAACCCTACTGCCCGGCCACCGGGCAGCGGGCATCCCCGGTCTACACGCCCTCCTGCTGA